In Dryobates pubescens isolate bDryPub1 chromosome 26, bDryPub1.pri, whole genome shotgun sequence, a single window of DNA contains:
- the MATN4 gene encoding LOW QUALITY PROTEIN: matrilin-4 (The sequence of the model RefSeq protein was modified relative to this genomic sequence to represent the inferred CDS: inserted 2 bases in 1 codon): MMKLLPIAPVLLLLLTILEARPKSAALKCRTGPLDIVFVIDSSRSVRPFEFEIMRRFMMDIIGSLDVGPNATRVGVIQYSSQVQNIFSLKTFFTREDMEKAINGIIPLAQGTMTGLAIQYAMNVAFSAQEGARPPHKRIPRIAIIVTDGRPQDRVTEVATQARNAGIEIYAVGIQRADMNSLRAMASPPLEEHVFLVESFELIQQFAKQFQDKLCGVDMCMTQEHGCQHNCISTPGSFYCECSPGYRLNMDGKTCSSIDACADGRHGCQHLCVSARGSYSCHCHRGYYLNQDRRSCSMIDYCSFGNHSCQHECVSIPQGHYCRCRSGFTLQPDARSCRGTSWHGXCTADPFMCCPVPGGRAVARPSLLDKDNPVTLACLPATDLCNGVDHGCEFKCVSTEGSYRCMCPEGQQLQADGKACSKCGSGHVDLVLVIDGSKSVRPQNFELVKQFVNRIVDLLEVSPHGTQVGLVQYSSRVRTEFPLNKYHSADEIKKAVMEVEYMEKGTMTGLALKHMVEHSFSESEGARPLSHNIPRIGLVFTDGRSQDDISEWARRAKESGIVMFAVGVGKAVEEELRAIASEPVDQHFSYSADFTTMTHLVENFKLNICPEEGKGVTEIHSPCECEALVQFQTNTVAILQSLTEKIAQMTARLEDLEKQLAHKK, from the exons ccctgaAGTGCAGGACAGGTCCCCTGGACATCGTGTTTGTGATCGACAGCTCCCGCAGCGTGCGCCCCTTTGAGTTCGAGATCATGCGGAGGTTCATGATGGACATCATTGGCAGCCTGGACGTGGGCCCCAACGCCACACGGGTGGGGGTGATCCAGTACTCCAGCCAGGTGCAGAACATCTTCTCCCTCAAGACCTTCTTCACACGGGAAGACATGGAGAAGGCCATCAACGGCATCATCCCGCTGGCCCAGGGCACCATGACCGGGCTGGCCATCCAGTACGCCATGAACGTGGCCTTCAGCGCGCAGGAGGGCGCGCGGCCCCCGCACAAGCGGATCCCCCGCATCGCCATCATCGTGACAGACGGACGGCCCCAGGACCGCGTCACCGAGGTGGCCACCCAGGCCCGGAACGCCGGCATCGAGATCTACGCCGTGGGCATCCAGCGGGCGGACATGAACTCGCTGCGGGCCATGGCCTCGCCGCCGCTGGAGGAGCACGTCTTCCTGGTGGAGTCCTTCGAGCTCATCCAGCAGTTCGCAAAGCAGTTCCAGGACAAGCTCTGCG GAGTGGACATGTGCATGACGCAGGAGCACGGTTGCCAGCACAACTGCATCAGCACCCCTGGCTCCTTCTACTGTGAATGCAGTCCTGGCTACAGGCTCAACATGGACGGAAAGACCTGTTCCT CCATCGATGCCTGTGCCGATGGGAGACATGGCTGTCAGCACCTCTGTGTCAGCGCTCGTGGGTCATACTCGTGCCACTGCCACAGGGGTTACTACCTCAACCAGGACAGGAGAAGCTGCTCCA TGATCGATTACTGCAGCTTTGGAAACCACAGCTGCCAGCACGAGTGCGTGAGCATCCCCCAGGGACACTACTGCCGCTGCCGCAGTGGCTTCACGCTGCAGCCTGACGCCAGGTCCTGCAGGGGTACGTCCTGGCACGG ATGTACGGCAGATCCTTTCATGTGCTGCCCAGTCCCCGGAGGAAGGGCTGTTGCCAGACCATCCCTCCTGGACAAGGATAACCCCGTGACCCTGGCTTGTCTTCCAGCCACTGACCTTTGCAATGGGGTGGATCACGGCTGCGAGTTCAAGTGTGTGAGCACAGAGGGCTCCTACCGATGCATGTGCCCCgagggccagcagctccaggctgatgGCAAAGCTTGCAGCA AGTGCGGGTCCGGACACGTTGACCTGGTGCTGGTGATTGATGGCTCCAAGAGCGTCCGGCCCCAAAACTTTGAGCTGGTGAAGCAGTTTGTGAACCGCATtgtggacctgctggaggtGTCCCCCCATGGCACACAGGTGGGGCTGGTGCAGTACTCCAGCCGTGTCCGCACTGAGTTCCCCCTCAACAAGTACCACAGCGCGGATGAGATCAAGAAAGCGGTGATGGAGGTGGAGTACATGGAGAAAGGAACCATGACAGGCCTTGCCCTCAAGCACATGGTGGAGCACAGCTTTTCTGAGTCGGAAGGTGCCAGACCTCTCTCCCACAACATCCCCAGAATTGGACTCGTCTTCACCGATGGGCGCTCCCAAGACGACATCTCTGAATGGGCCAGGAGAGCAAAGGAGTCAG GGATCGTTATGTTTGCTGTGGGTGTCGGCAAGGCTGTGGAAGAGGAGCTGCGAGCGATTGCCTCTGAGCCGGTGGACCAGCACTTCTCCTACTCAGCAGACTTCACCACCATGACCCACCTCGTGGAGAACTTCAAGCTGAACATCTGCCCAG AGGAAGGCAAAGGAGTGACGGAGATCCACAGCCCATGCGAGTGTGAGGCACTGGTGCAGTTCCAGACAAACACTGTGGccatcctgcagagcctcaccgAGAAAA TTGCTCAGATGACAGCCAGACTCGAGGACTTGGAGAAGCAGCTTGCCCACAAGAAGTAG